The Flavobacterium sp. IMCC34852 genome contains the following window.
TAAGTTTATTTTAGTATTTTTACGAATCAAATTTAGTTAAAATGACCAAACAAGAACGTGCAACATTCGTTATAAATACGTTAAAAGAACTTTACCCCGAAATCCCTATTCCGCTTGACCACAAAGATCCTTATACTTTGCTGATTGCCGTTTTGCTTTCGGCACAATGTACCGATGTTCGCGTGAATCAAATTACGCCACTCCTATTCGCTAAAGCGGATAATCCGTATGATATGGTAAAACTTTCGGTGGAAGAAATTAAAGAAATCATTCGCCCTTGTGGCTTATCGCCGATGAAGTCAAAGGGCATTTACGGTTTATCTCAAATTTTAATCGAAGAACACCATGGTGAAGTACCACAGAGTTTTGAAGCATTAGAACGATTACCGGCTGTTGGTCACAAAACTGCCAGTGTTGTTATGTCGCAAGCTTTTGGCGTACCTGCTTTTCCGGTTGATACGCATATTCACCGTTTGATGTACCGATGGAATTTAACAAATGGCAAAAATGTACAACAAACCGAAAAAGATGCTAAAGCCATTTTTCCAAAAGAATTGTGGAACGAATTACATCTGCAAATTATTTGGTATGGAAGAGAATATTCACCGGCTCGCGGTTGGGATTTAGAAAAAGACATCATTACCAAAACCATTGGTCGAAAAGAGGTTTTGGCTGAATACCATAAAAAAACATCCCGATAATAATACCGGGATGTTTCTTAATTAGCTATTGATTCGAAGTTCATGTTGCCTACTTTAATAATATTCAATGCACAAGAATATTGAAGTATTAAACGTATGGTTTCTTTTTTAGGTAACATTTTTTTGGGAGCTAATTTTCTTTTAGAGTAAAGTTTTGCCATATATAAAAATCAGTTTGTTTTGGATGTTTATATAGTAACGCAAGAATTTACTTTTTATTGCCTATGAAGGTAAATAAATTTTATTTTTTTCAATTACCTTTCTCATGTTCGTAATGGCATAACGCATTCTGCCTAAAGTGGTATTAACGCTAACACCGGTGAAATCAGCTATTTCTTTGAAACTCATATCTAAAAAATAGCGCATCATGATGACTTCTTTTTGATCATGAGGTAATTTTTCGATGATGGTTTTGATATCGATTTCTACTTGATTTTTAATTAATTTGCGTTCGATATTCAAGGAGTCATCAGTAATTCTGGAGAAAATTAATAGTTCATCCGTGTCGCGATTCAATGGCATTTTTTTGTCATTGCGGTATTTGTCAATAATCAGATTACTGGCAATACGCAAAACCCATGACAAGAACTTGCCTTCTTCGTTATAATACTTTTTTGATTTGAGTGTATGAATCACTTTGAAGAAGGTTTCCTGGAAAATATCTTCTGTCACATCTCTATCCGAAACTTTGGAATAGATATACCCATAAATTTTTGATTGGTGCCTGTTGATTAAAATAGCCAGAGCGTTTTCATCGCCGGCAACGTATTTATCAACTAATATAGCATCAGGAAGTTGAGATTTAGCCATAACAATACCTTTTAGTGTAGGGTTTAAAAAAGAGTTTTTAATCTAAAAAGTAATTGTTTTGTATAGGCAAATCGGTTTTGAATGTTAATTATAAATCAAATTTAACATAAAATTTATTTAAAAAACAAATAAAAACTAAAAAAAGTTGTTTTTAAAAGAAGAATACTATTTCCAATAGGCAAATACCCTCAAAAAATTAAGGGTATATTTAGGGATTTAAATCCCGCTTTTATAAAAAGGATATTTAGAGTTGTTCTTTGAAGCTACTTCTTCACTATTTTTAAATGTTGAATTCCACGAGAGTTTTGAATTCTGAGAAAATAAATTCCAGGTTTTAAATCACTCATATTGATGTCTTCTCTTGCACTAACTACCATTTCGAAGTGCTTTTTTCCTAAAATATCGGTCAATGAAATTTGATTATGATGGTCCTGCAACTGCAAATGCAAAATACCTTCAACAGGATTAGGATAACATAACTGACTTAATTCAGAGGATGTTGGTATATCTAAAGCACAATTACTTCCCACCACATAGGAAAAAAATCTTGTGACAGACAATCCACCGGCGTAGGCAAACTTAACCGCATAACTAATAGTTGAACCAATAGTTTGTCCGGTGATGGTTTTGGTAAATATATTTCCTGATACATTCGTCATTTGATATTCTGTAAAAGGACTTTGTCTCCACAAAAAGGCTACTACACCAACTTTATCGGTATCCAACATTTCAAAAGTGATTTTAACATCGGTACCTATGGTTTCAAATGCATAATTATATCCTATAGAGAAAGTACCTGCTTGAGCTTCTGTATCCGTACCTGAACACCCAATAACTCCAGAGGTAGTAGCATTGAGAACTATTGGATTGGCAACAAAAGTATTCCCTGCCAAATCGCTGGCTGTCACTGAAAAAGTATAATTAGTATTAGGCATTAAATTAGGAACTATAACCGACCTGGGAACTCCGGAGGGATTAGCCAAAGCTATTGTTCCACCACTATAAGTAATGTTATAATTAACATTCCCTGAGTTGTCTTCTGCATTCAATAATAATTCTATTGTTGAACTGGTTACTGTACCTATTGAAGCGGTGAAGTTGGTTGGTGCTTGAGTGTCAACAAGCGTATTTTGATATACTCTAACATAATCAATTTCCATTGCCGCTTGTGTGAAATTTGAGGGTATCGCTCCTGCAACTCCTCCCATAGCAATATTCAACAAAAGGTATTGTTCTGCATTAAACGGCCAATTACTTGGTGTTTTCACTGCAGGATTGTAGGTGTAAAATACTACTCCATCCAACAGAAAAGAAATTTGAAAAGGAGACCAATTCATAGAATACACATGAAAGTCATTCCCTAAATTATTCGCTATAGTACCACCAATATTTGTAGTATTACCAAAGGATGAAGGTGTATGCAATGCGCTCTGAATATAATTAACAGGTTGGGAAGGTGTTATCCCGTGTTCCATAATATCAATCTCACCACAAGCCGGCCAATTGGTAGTCCCGAACTGGCTGTCAAAAAAACCACCATCTTCATTCACATTTTTACCGAGCATCCAAATGGCGGGCCAAGTACCTTGGTTGGTTGGAATTTTTGCTCTAACATCAACACGACCATATAAAAACGAAAACTTCGAATTTAAACGGGCTGAAGTATATTGTTTGGTTATTCCCTGGCTTGTGTATGGCTCTTTTTTAGCTACTATATTCAGAAAACCACTATTGACAAAAGAGTTTGTTAATTGATCCGTATAATGCTGCACTTCTCCATTAAACCAACTTCCACCTGCCGGTAACTGAGTTTGATGATGCCATTTACTTGAATTCACAGCACCATTATTGTCAAACTCATCCGACCATACTAAATTGGTATAAACCACATCAACTTGTGAATACCCAAATGGAATAGAGAGAAAAAGAGTTAGAAAAATTTGAAATAGAGTATTTTTTTTACTCATGTGTTTATTATTGTTTTTCGGGTATTTGTGACCCGAGCCTGAAAGGCGAACTGATGAAATAATCTTCGATATCATGATTAGCTATTTTTTTGATTAGTTTTAAAAAAGCTTATCAAACTTTTAACCTTATAAAAGGGCAAATTTTTAAAATTTCAGTTTTTCATTTTTATCCCATAAACCCCAAAAAGCCCCAACATCGCCTTCCGGACCGACTTTCCAAGATTCATCAAATGAGGAAAAATAGAAAATTTCGATGCTATTATGTTTTGACCAATTTTGAGTTTCAATGAAATACTTGATTGCATTTTCATTAGAGGCAACGGCGCCTTTTAGAAATCCGCCTTCGCTTGGCCAGCCTGTTTCAGTAATGATTACACGTTTACCATTTCCGGCATGCTTAGCCGATTCAAACATACTAACCATGTGGTGAAATGAATGCTCTATAGGACAACCTTCCCAATAGGGATAACAATTGGTTAAAATTACATCGCAAGCTTCGGTTATGTTTGGTCGATGAGAGAATTCATAGTAAGCATCAACATATCCCACTGGAACATTAGGTAAGGCTTCCTTGACGCGATGGATATAGGCCAATAATTGTTCTTCCGTTAAATCACCTCTGTACATGACTTCATTTCCAACGGCTGCTATATCTACACAACCTTCATTGGCTAATTCTATTAATGCTTCTATTTCCTTTTCATTTTTTTCTAAATCGTCACCAAGCCAAGCTCCAACCAATGTTTGCATCCCGTTTTGGTGCGCAATTCTTGGAATATGTTCGTTGCCTTCAATACAGGAAAAAGAACGAATCCATTTGGAATAGGGTTTTAAAATTTGAATGCGTCTATTTACTTGTTCTGCGGTAATAACATCACCTGGTTTTTGTCCGTCTTCATATAAACTGAAGCAAATTCCATGCATACCATTTTCTAAAGTTTCTCTCCAAATATTTTTTAATTTTGGTAAAGAGATTTCAGAAAAATCGATGCTTTTATGTTCGTAACTATTTTGATTCGTTTCCGAAAAATTATCTAAAGAAAAATAATGACCTTCTCTATATGACATATTAATTTAGTTTAAGTTCAAACTTTAATTTTTCGTTTTTATCCCAAATTCCCCAGGCTGTTCCGACGGTTCCTTCTTGATTGGCTTTCCATGATTCATCAAAGGATGAAAAATAAAACAATTCAACATTATTATTTTTAGCCCATTCGTGAGATGCCACAAAATATTTTACAGCATTCATTTCTGAAGGAACTGCTTGGTCAACGGTTTCCCCTCTACTTGGCCAACCGGTTTCTGAAATGATAATTTTCTTTCCATTGGCTACAGATTGTGTAACTTCCATCATGTTTTGCAAATAAGAAGCTGCATAATCATTGTTTGCACCTTCCCAAAACGGATAAAAATTAACCAAAAGCACATCACAATTGGACACGAGATTAGGTCGGTCTAAAAACTGGTAATAAGCATCTACATAACTCACAGAAATATTTGGCAATGCTTGCTTTACCCTTTTTATATAAGAAATTAGTTCTTGTTCAGAGATTTCATTACGGTGTAACACTTCGTTACCAACTGCTGCCATATCCACTAAACCGGCTTTTGCCAATTTGATTAAGGATTGTATTTCTCTTTCATTTCTGTCTTTATCATCACTAATCCAAGCTCCTACTATGGTTTTTAAACCTTTTTGGCGAGCGATTTCGGGAATTAACTCATTACCTTCCGTACAGGAAAATGAACGAATCCATTGGGTATGAGGAGCAATAATATCTAATCTTCTTTTGATTTGGTCGAACGATAAAACATCTCCAATTTGCTGCCCATCGGTATACGGACTAAAGCAAACGCCATGCAAACCATTATTTAAAATTTCTTGATATTGTTCTTTTATCTCAGTCTCACTTACCGTGCTAAAATCAGTTCCTTTAATGGTATTTAAACTATTATTTTTTAGTAATGACGACAACTTACCGGAAAGATATGCGGAAGATTGAATTTTTGGTTTTTCTTTTCTTTTTTCCAAAAGAGCTCTCACTTCTCTGGCTTTGGCTTCATCTACATCATAATCTTTCATTATCCAAATAGCGGATAATGTTCCTAAAATCGGAATTCCGACAAAGAAAATTCGCAACCAAAACATGGTGTCGTCGGTTTGTGTAGCTGCATTAGATTGAAAAGCGACCAAAGAAAGAATCAAACCACTTAATAATCCTGCAACTGCAGTTCCGAATTTTACCATCCACCAATAAATTGCGCCTAAACTTCCTTCTCTTCTTTTACCGGTATTGAGTTCATCAATATCAATTACATCTGAAGTCATCGACATCATTAAGGTAAATAAACTACCAATTCCGAATGAGAAAAACGGCAATGCAAAAAGAAACAGATACGGTTTTCCCGGAACAAACAATAAATAAAGTAAAATGTAACCCACTACAGAAATCCCTTGAGAGATCAAAAACGCTTTCTTTTTCCCCATTATTCTCGATATTCTTGCCACGACAGGAATAACCGCAATTGTAGTGATAATAGCACCTACACTACCAAATAAAGTAGGCCATAATCCGAAACCATCTTCATTTCCTTTAAATAAATAATATTTGATGATGAAGTAAGAAAATCCGGCTGTAGTCTGAAAAGCATTAAATATTAAAAAAGTGGCAATACAAATTTTTCTGAAGGGTTTTATTTCTATCGAAGCTTTCAAACCTTCTTTGATTTCTCCAAAACTTCCCAAGATTCCTTTAAAATCAATCGGGCTGTAATTTTCGTTAAGTGTTGATTTACTTGGAATAAAAAATGCTGGAATTGCCGCTAAAATCGCACATCCAATTGCAACATACACCGCCAAAGTTCTTACCGCAATTTCACTTGATGGAAATAAGGTTTGATCTGCCATTATCACCCAAAACCAAGGTGCAACTACCCAAGCTAACTGACCGATAAGTTGTGAAGTCGCCATAATATTGGTTCGCTCGTGGAAATCATCACTCATTTCGTACCCCATCGCTACGTAAGGAATACTAAAAATGGTCAATCCGGAATAAAAAATCAATGAAATAACTAAAAAGTACCAAAAATTGTAAGTAACGCCGTTTTCGGCATACAATTGCCACATTAATGCAAATGAAATTCCTAATATAATCGCTCCTGCTAAAACATATTGTCTTCTTCTACCCCATTTCGATTTTGTATTATCGCTAACATATCCCATTATAAGATCAAATAAAGCGTCATAAAACTTTGGAATAAAATAAGTTAAACCGAGTAACAAACCACTAAATCCCAATTTTTCTACTAATACAACTGTGAAAATGCCAATCATTGCAGGAAACATTTGGTTGGCAAGCATACCTAATCCAAAGGCAATTTTTTGACCCATGGGAACTTTTCCTGACGAAGTTGAAGTAGTGTTTGACATAACAATTATAGTTTTAAATTATATGGTTAGTTTTGCTTGATTATGATAGTTTGTAATGCTTTTGCATCAATTGAGATTAAAGCATTTTTATTACTTATATTAATTTCAATTGATTGCTTGGTTTCTGTTGGATTAAAAACGGCAACAGCAATAGAGCCATCAGGATTTTTAACGGCTGTGGCTACAACCTCATTGCTGTCAATTGTACATCCAATTTTTACGGCTCCTGGACGCATGAACTTACTGAAATGAGCCATCACATAATATAAAGGAGTGAAATAAACTTCATCGTTTTTATCATCAACGATCACCGGTGCAACACACCAATTTTTAAACCAATTGGGGCCGCCTTGACGGTCTAAAACCATATTCCAATCGACCCAACCATCGACCCAATTATTGAGGCAACCAATGATATCATTAGCATAGCGGTTAACCGGAGCGTATTTCGGATGCAAATATTTTTCTTTTTCACTGGCCCAATCCCAACCCCAATCTGTAGCTTCTTTTTTCCAATACCAAGCATCATCGTTCCAATGTGGTACTTCAGAGTCAACGCAGCCTTCGGTTTCGATTAGGTATTTGTTGGGCGCTTTGTTGTGGGCGTATTGCAGTTCTTTGGCGAAATACTCATAGGTACTTTCATACCAATGTATAGCCGTTCCGGCGAAGTACTTTGAGGTTGCTTCATTTTTAAACATGGCATCAACCCATTCCGGCAAACCGGCTCTATTTTGATCGTAGCCAAAAATTTTAACGTCAGCCCAACCGTCTTTTTCTAATTTTGGTCCAAGATGATTTTGGACAAACAAAGTCATTTCTTCCGGAGAAAAAAGGGTGCTTTCCCAGTTGTTTCCATTGCCGTGTGGCTCGTTGATAACGGTAACCCCCCAAATATCAATTCCTTCTTTTTTGTAAGCATATAAATATTTAGAAAAATACAAAGCAAAGGCATCATTGAATTCGGGCAATAATTTTCCACCTACATATTTTTTATTGTCTTTCATCCATGGTGGAGAAGTCCAAGGCGAAGCGATAATCTTAAAACCTTCTTTAGAAATGGCTTTAGCATCGAGAATCATCGGAATGAGATCTTCTTTGTCGTCTTCAATAGTAAAATGCTCTAATTTTAAATCGTTTTCGACTTTAGCGTAGGTATAATTGCTCAAAGAAAAATCACAAGAAGCAATGTGTGTTCTTGTTAAAGAATAATTGGCACCCTCTTCACTAAAATAGGCATCGAGTATTTTTTTTCGATTGGCTTGACTTAATTTGTTTAACAAATAGGCCGAAGCTTCAGTAAATGAGCCGCCAAAACCGGTGATGGTTTGGAATTTTTCTTCCGGATTTAATTTGATAATTAGCGGTTTGTCATTTTGAGTAAATTCAGTGATTTTTTTTAACGAGTGACCTTGTGCGGAAGTTTCATAGACTTCTACCTTTAGTTTATCAGTTACTTTACAGCTTTGCAATGAAAAGGCCATACTACACGCTAGTATCAAAAATTTAACATTGGTTATTTTACACTGAATCTTTTGCACGCTTAATTTTTTAAAATCGATGTTGGTGTTTTTACCTCCAACCATAATGTTTTTTCGTCACCATTGAAGGTCTTTTTGATGGGTTTTCCATTTCGGGTTAAACCATTGAAAGTTCCTTTATCAACCTCTTTCCAAAGGGCATACTTGGCTTGCGATTGCAAATTGATTAATCCAAAATGATTTTCTGAACCCATCGGATTTGCACTATCTTTCCAATTCTCATCAAAAGCTTCAAAATAGAAACACGAGATTTTATTATTATTAGACCATTCTCGCATTAAATTATAAAACTGAGCCGACTTGTACTCATCAGTTGCTTTAGAACCATCATTGCCATAATGCTCATTGGACATTGAAGCCCAGCCCGTTTCACCAATATGAACCGGTTTATTTACGCCAATTGATTTCATATAATTGACCACACTATCGTATTGTTGAACTGCATAATCTCTCGCTCTAAGCATGGCTGCATCTATTTTTCCTTTTTCAGACAAACACATTTCACTTTCCTTTACGCCCCAAAAAACAGGATTGTAATGAGTGTCATGCATTGGATAAGTGTGCATCGAAATGTAATCAACCGCTTTAATCAACTGGTTTAAATCTTCAACATGATACTCTTTTCCTCCTCCGCCCCAAGAGGCAAAATTGTCTGAAGAGGTTATCCAAACGTCTTTGGGTAATTTAGATTCCTTTTTCAAGTTTTGTAAATGATTCACCCATTTTAAAATGATATCAGGTGTCACATAATAACTCGTAGCCCATTTTACCATAGCTTCATTTCCTACTGCAATAATTTTCACAATATCAGGATATTGATTGGTCAAACGGACAGCTTCCTTAATTTCGACAGCATTGCGCTGGCTTTCTTCGTGGTGAATTGGAGGCAAATTTGTCCAAGCATTTTTACAATCAATCCAAGCGCCTAACATGACATACATTTCGAAACCTTCAATCTCCTTTTTTAGCTCAGTTATGGCTTTTAACACATTAGAAACCTCTTCATAATGAACGTTGTAGGTTCTGATAATTTTAATATTTAAAGCCGAAAGCAACTTTAAATCCTCTTTTATTTCGGCTATTGTGGGTTGCGTTTCCCTTGTTTGGGTTCGGTATCCGCCATAACAAATAGCTTGGTACTTAACATTTCCTAATATTTTTTCTGCGGTCATTTCGTTTGAAACTAAATTGCTAGTGTTTTTTTGATTACATGATATAAACAAGAGTAGTATGATGTAAATTAACTTGTTCATTATCTCAAATTATTTTCATCCAAATACACCACAACTTGTGAAATCTCACCAGTTCTGTGGAATATTTTTGTGCTTTGCTCTTTGCTTAATTCTAGCGAATCCAGTCTTTCTGTTGAACCATTTGCGTTATACAATTCTATATGATTTGCAGCAGCTATTTTGTAAATAACCGGCACTTGACAAACCGTGAAGGCCATACTGTCTTTTGGAATAGTTAAATTCTTCTTCGTACCGTCGACTAAAATAAAAGTAGCCTCAATTTCTTGTGTTAAAAACTCATTTCTAAGTAGAAAATTAGGTTCGAAATGCAATAGACCGTCTTTCAGTTTTACGCCTAATTCTCCTATTCGGGTCAGAATATCTTCTTTCACTTGTCCGGTCATTCCCGGTTGTTGTGCTCCTTTGCTAAATGGTGTATGCGAATAAGGATCGGTTGGAAAAGCGCCATAAACTTGAGGCGACTTGTGCACACCGATTCCGGCTCCAACGGCATCAAAATGGGTAATTAATGATTTAATTATGGTTTGATTTTCATTAGACTCCACAGCTGTTTCAATAACTTCTAATACAGCAACATGCAATTTAGAAACCATATGCCAATAGATAGAACCTAAACCTTCATACCCGTAAAAAGTACCTGAACGTCCTGTGAATGCTTTGTGATTGAAGACATCTTCAAAAATTTGCAGGACTAATTCGGTTTCACTATCCACTAATGATTTATAATCTTGACGATTTCCTAATTGGATAAGCGCTTCTTTTACATCATTAGCATTGTGAAAATTGCCGTTGAAATGGTAATTCCCTTTGATGTCTTGATTGATGATTTGGAAGTTGTTATCATCCAAAAGTTTTTTCAGTAAAACTGACTTTTGAACCTTATCTTTATGAACGGTGTTTTTTTCTAAAAACTTAGGAAGCTCTTTGTTAGGATATAAAATATAACTGTTTTGATCAGGTCTGTACAAAGCACTATTTTTCAAAGCGTCCAAGACTTCTAATGATTCTTTACCATTAAGAAATCCTGAACTTAAAACGGCAACTTGTCCTTCGAGCATTTCGGGTAAATAGGAAATTGATACACCTTCATTTGCTACTGACATCAAATTATAAGCATGATACAATTTGTCTTCTCTTTGATTGGCTTTAATAGAATGTTCTATAAAATCGATGCTTACTTGGGTAAACTTCTTCAAACCATCCATAGAATGGGTTCGTTTTTTACCCCAAAAACCGCTATTGTACACTTGGTAACGATAATCTGAAGCCGCTTGTCCTAAAGCATCTAATATTTGTTTTCTGCTTTTGTCGTCAATAGACTTAGACAGTAAAGGTTGAAAGGCAATCAAGCTTTCTCGAATAGCATGATAAAACTCAACCATTTCGTTTGAAATTTTGATCGTTTCCTGATTAGAGTTTTCGAGTAATTGTTGGAAAAATTTCAAAAATCTTCTCAAGTAATACAAAGTTACCATAGAAACACCATTGCCAACTAAAGCATTATTGGCATCATTCCATTCAGGTCGTTGGGTATTCATCCAAATACCGGCTTCGGGAATGAAATTGGACATTTTTGCCAAAACCGTAGCCAAAATCTTTTCGATTAAATTGACATGATAGATTTCGTCATTATTATCTCTTAACAAAGCGCCATCGGCTCCATTTTGGTTTCTTCTGGTATTTATTTTGGCATCCCATTCATGGTTGAATAAAATGGTATCTTTGGGATTTTGCAAAATCTCTTGATACGACTTAATCGTATAAGGAACGGCTGCATATACAAAACATTCTTTGTCAAAATAGCTATTTAATTTACCGGGTTGGTATTTCTCGATAAACTCTAAAAATTTTAACAGGTATATAATTTGATGATCGCCCCAATATCCAATGTAAGACCATGGATTGTCAGGTTCGATGGTTTCCCAATCAAAACCATCTTTGGTTACCCGATAAGGATTGTATCCATCAAATGTGGAAGCATTCAGAAATTTGTGAATCATTCCATCAATAAAATCAGGATAAGCATACGCTAAAGCTTCCCAATTCTGAAAAATATCGCGCCAGTTTCCTTGGTAGTCAAGAATTTTTGAACCATCAATTTCACTTGTTGTATTGATAGAAAATTTATTCCATGGGCGACTTGGATCACCGTGACGTC
Protein-coding sequences here:
- a CDS encoding glycoside hydrolase family 30 protein, producing the protein MAFSLQSCKVTDKLKVEVYETSAQGHSLKKITEFTQNDKPLIIKLNPEEKFQTITGFGGSFTEASAYLLNKLSQANRKKILDAYFSEEGANYSLTRTHIASCDFSLSNYTYAKVENDLKLEHFTIEDDKEDLIPMILDAKAISKEGFKIIASPWTSPPWMKDNKKYVGGKLLPEFNDAFALYFSKYLYAYKKEGIDIWGVTVINEPHGNGNNWESTLFSPEEMTLFVQNHLGPKLEKDGWADVKIFGYDQNRAGLPEWVDAMFKNEATSKYFAGTAIHWYESTYEYFAKELQYAHNKAPNKYLIETEGCVDSEVPHWNDDAWYWKKEATDWGWDWASEKEKYLHPKYAPVNRYANDIIGCLNNWVDGWVDWNMVLDRQGGPNWFKNWCVAPVIVDDKNDEVYFTPLYYVMAHFSKFMRPGAVKIGCTIDSNEVVATAVKNPDGSIAVAVFNPTETKQSIEINISNKNALISIDAKALQTIIIKQN
- a CDS encoding RNA polymerase sigma factor, with translation MAKSQLPDAILVDKYVAGDENALAILINRHQSKIYGYIYSKVSDRDVTEDIFQETFFKVIHTLKSKKYYNEEGKFLSWVLRIASNLIIDKYRNDKKMPLNRDTDELLIFSRITDDSLNIERKLIKNQVEIDIKTIIEKLPHDQKEVIMMRYFLDMSFKEIADFTGVSVNTTLGRMRYAITNMRKVIEKNKIYLPS
- a CDS encoding family 16 glycosylhydrolase translates to MISKIISSVRLSGSGHKYPKNNNKHMSKKNTLFQIFLTLFLSIPFGYSQVDVVYTNLVWSDEFDNNGAVNSSKWHHQTQLPAGGSWFNGEVQHYTDQLTNSFVNSGFLNIVAKKEPYTSQGITKQYTSARLNSKFSFLYGRVDVRAKIPTNQGTWPAIWMLGKNVNEDGGFFDSQFGTTNWPACGEIDIMEHGITPSQPVNYIQSALHTPSSFGNTTNIGGTIANNLGNDFHVYSMNWSPFQISFLLDGVVFYTYNPAVKTPSNWPFNAEQYLLLNIAMGGVAGAIPSNFTQAAMEIDYVRVYQNTLVDTQAPTNFTASIGTVTSSTIELLLNAEDNSGNVNYNITYSGGTIALANPSGVPRSVIVPNLMPNTNYTFSVTASDLAGNTFVANPIVLNATTSGVIGCSGTDTEAQAGTFSIGYNYAFETIGTDVKITFEMLDTDKVGVVAFLWRQSPFTEYQMTNVSGNIFTKTITGQTIGSTISYAVKFAYAGGLSVTRFFSYVVGSNCALDIPTSSELSQLCYPNPVEGILHLQLQDHHNQISLTDILGKKHFEMVVSAREDINMSDLKPGIYFLRIQNSRGIQHLKIVKK
- a CDS encoding glycoside hydrolase family 17 protein; translation: MSYREGHYFSLDNFSETNQNSYEHKSIDFSEISLPKLKNIWRETLENGMHGICFSLYEDGQKPGDVITAEQVNRRIQILKPYSKWIRSFSCIEGNEHIPRIAHQNGMQTLVGAWLGDDLEKNEKEIEALIELANEGCVDIAAVGNEVMYRGDLTEEQLLAYIHRVKEALPNVPVGYVDAYYEFSHRPNITEACDVILTNCYPYWEGCPIEHSFHHMVSMFESAKHAGNGKRVIITETGWPSEGGFLKGAVASNENAIKYFIETQNWSKHNSIEIFYFSSFDESWKVGPEGDVGAFWGLWDKNEKLKF
- a CDS encoding endonuclease III domain-containing protein yields the protein MTKQERATFVINTLKELYPEIPIPLDHKDPYTLLIAVLLSAQCTDVRVNQITPLLFAKADNPYDMVKLSVEEIKEIIRPCGLSPMKSKGIYGLSQILIEEHHGEVPQSFEALERLPAVGHKTASVVMSQAFGVPAFPVDTHIHRLMYRWNLTNGKNVQQTEKDAKAIFPKELWNELHLQIIWYGREYSPARGWDLEKDIITKTIGRKEVLAEYHKKTSR
- a CDS encoding MFS transporter; this encodes MSNTTSTSSGKVPMGQKIAFGLGMLANQMFPAMIGIFTVVLVEKLGFSGLLLGLTYFIPKFYDALFDLIMGYVSDNTKSKWGRRRQYVLAGAIILGISFALMWQLYAENGVTYNFWYFLVISLIFYSGLTIFSIPYVAMGYEMSDDFHERTNIMATSQLIGQLAWVVAPWFWVIMADQTLFPSSEIAVRTLAVYVAIGCAILAAIPAFFIPSKSTLNENYSPIDFKGILGSFGEIKEGLKASIEIKPFRKICIATFLIFNAFQTTAGFSYFIIKYYLFKGNEDGFGLWPTLFGSVGAIITTIAVIPVVARISRIMGKKKAFLISQGISVVGYILLYLLFVPGKPYLFLFALPFFSFGIGSLFTLMMSMTSDVIDIDELNTGKRREGSLGAIYWWMVKFGTAVAGLLSGLILSLVAFQSNAATQTDDTMFWLRIFFVGIPILGTLSAIWIMKDYDVDEAKAREVRALLEKRKEKPKIQSSAYLSGKLSSLLKNNSLNTIKGTDFSTVSETEIKEQYQEILNNGLHGVCFSPYTDGQQIGDVLSFDQIKRRLDIIAPHTQWIRSFSCTEGNELIPEIARQKGLKTIVGAWISDDKDRNEREIQSLIKLAKAGLVDMAAVGNEVLHRNEISEQELISYIKRVKQALPNISVSYVDAYYQFLDRPNLVSNCDVLLVNFYPFWEGANNDYAASYLQNMMEVTQSVANGKKIIISETGWPSRGETVDQAVPSEMNAVKYFVASHEWAKNNNVELFYFSSFDESWKANQEGTVGTAWGIWDKNEKLKFELKLN
- a CDS encoding glycosyl hydrolase family 17; amino-acid sequence: MNKLIYIILLLFISCNQKNTSNLVSNEMTAEKILGNVKYQAICYGGYRTQTRETQPTIAEIKEDLKLLSALNIKIIRTYNVHYEEVSNVLKAITELKKEIEGFEMYVMLGAWIDCKNAWTNLPPIHHEESQRNAVEIKEAVRLTNQYPDIVKIIAVGNEAMVKWATSYYVTPDIILKWVNHLQNLKKESKLPKDVWITSSDNFASWGGGGKEYHVEDLNQLIKAVDYISMHTYPMHDTHYNPVFWGVKESEMCLSEKGKIDAAMLRARDYAVQQYDSVVNYMKSIGVNKPVHIGETGWASMSNEHYGNDGSKATDEYKSAQFYNLMREWSNNNKISCFYFEAFDENWKDSANPMGSENHFGLINLQSQAKYALWKEVDKGTFNGLTRNGKPIKKTFNGDEKTLWLEVKTPTSILKN